A stretch of the Candidatus Polarisedimenticolaceae bacterium genome encodes the following:
- a CDS encoding ABC transporter ATP-binding protein — MEALIDIRDVTKTYDMGAEAQVRALDGVTVSIAGGDYVAIMGPSGSGKSTLMNLIGCLDTPTSGSYRLKGVEVASLNDDELARIRNREIGFIFQTFNLLPRADALQNVELPLIYAGLGRRERRQRAVESLGAVGLGDRMHHRPNEMSGGQRQRVAIARALVNKPSILLADEPTGNLDSKTGKEILGLMDELHAQGNTIILVTHDEELSHRAARVVRLRDGLIVSDDRNHALRTGA, encoded by the coding sequence ATGGAAGCGCTCATCGACATCCGGGACGTCACGAAGACCTACGACATGGGCGCGGAGGCGCAGGTGCGCGCGCTCGACGGCGTGACCGTCTCGATCGCGGGCGGCGACTACGTCGCGATCATGGGACCGTCGGGGTCCGGGAAGTCGACGCTGATGAACCTGATCGGCTGCCTCGACACCCCCACGAGCGGCTCCTACCGGCTCAAGGGGGTCGAGGTCGCGAGCCTCAACGACGACGAGCTCGCCCGGATCCGCAACCGCGAGATCGGCTTCATCTTCCAGACGTTCAACCTGCTCCCGCGCGCCGACGCCCTGCAGAACGTCGAGCTGCCGCTGATCTACGCGGGGCTCGGGCGCCGCGAGCGGCGCCAGCGCGCGGTCGAGTCGCTCGGCGCGGTGGGCCTGGGCGACCGCATGCACCACCGCCCGAACGAGATGTCCGGAGGTCAGCGCCAGCGCGTCGCGATCGCGCGCGCGCTCGTGAACAAGCCGTCGATCCTCCTCGCCGACGAGCCGACGGGAAACCTCGACTCGAAGACCGGCAAGGAAATCCTCGGCCTGATGGACGAGCTCCACGCGCAGGGGAACACGATCATCCTCGTGACGCACGACGAGGAGCTTTCCCACCGGGCGGCGCGCGTCGTGCGCCTGCGCGACGGGTTGATCGTCTCGGACGACCGGAACCACGCGCTCCGGACCGGGGCCTAG
- a CDS encoding ABC transporter permease — translation MFLENFFLALKAIWANKMRSLLTTLGIVIGTAAVIAVVSIVQGLSRVITSEIEGIGSTAIFVSPYRPPGKEGEKLQRVELTWDDGAALLERVPSINEATPFLQRFGKIKFGENAGDYPILGVQPSFQDIRQYFVDRGRFFGAIDDRERQNVCVIGHAVVQDLKLPSEPIGESLSVGGRTFRIIGIMEKRGELFGQQFDKFVMIPFATAVGMYGDEASKQIALLVRARAPELVDRAVDEIENVLRARHRLRSDQPNDFEIGTQKEFLKSFNKVANGVTYIVAGMVSIALFVGGIGIMNIMLVSVTERTREIGVRKAVGARRSHILQQFVIEAITLALVGGLVGIVMGYGVGQLAAKLIPNWPGSFVPLWAVMLAFGFSSAVGLFFGIYPAAKASRLDPIESLRYE, via the coding sequence ATGTTCCTCGAGAACTTCTTCCTCGCCCTGAAGGCGATCTGGGCGAACAAGATGCGCTCGCTGCTCACGACCCTCGGGATCGTGATCGGGACCGCCGCGGTGATCGCCGTCGTCTCGATCGTCCAGGGGCTCAGTCGCGTCATCACGAGCGAGATCGAGGGAATCGGATCCACCGCGATCTTCGTCTCCCCCTACCGGCCGCCCGGGAAGGAGGGGGAGAAGCTCCAGCGCGTCGAGCTCACCTGGGACGACGGCGCCGCGCTGCTCGAGCGCGTCCCTTCGATCAACGAGGCGACCCCGTTCCTTCAGCGGTTCGGCAAGATCAAGTTCGGGGAGAACGCGGGGGACTACCCCATCCTCGGCGTGCAGCCCTCGTTCCAGGACATCCGACAGTACTTCGTGGACCGCGGCCGGTTCTTCGGGGCGATCGACGACCGGGAGCGCCAGAACGTCTGCGTCATCGGGCACGCCGTCGTGCAGGATCTCAAGCTGCCCTCGGAGCCGATCGGGGAGTCGCTCTCGGTGGGCGGGCGCACGTTCCGGATCATCGGGATCATGGAGAAGCGGGGCGAGCTGTTCGGGCAGCAGTTCGACAAGTTCGTGATGATCCCGTTCGCGACCGCCGTGGGGATGTACGGCGACGAGGCCTCGAAACAGATCGCGTTGCTGGTGCGCGCCCGTGCCCCGGAGCTGGTCGACCGGGCGGTGGACGAGATCGAAAACGTCCTGCGGGCGCGGCATCGCCTGCGCTCGGACCAGCCCAACGACTTCGAGATCGGCACCCAGAAGGAGTTCCTGAAGTCGTTCAACAAGGTCGCCAACGGGGTGACCTACATCGTCGCGGGGATGGTCTCGATCGCGCTGTTCGTCGGGGGGATCGGGATCATGAACATCATGCTGGTCTCGGTGACCGAGCGGACCCGGGAGATCGGCGTCCGCAAGGCGGTCGGGGCCCGGCGATCCCACATCCTCCAGCAGTTCGTGATCGAGGCGATCACCCTCGCCCTCGTGGGGGGGCTCGTCGGGATCGTCATGGGGTACGGGGTCGGCCAGCTCGCGGCCAAGCTCATCCCCAACTGGCCGGGGTCGTTCGTCCCCCTCTGGGCGGTGATGCTCGCCTTCGGGTTCAGCTCGGCGGTGGGGCTGTTTTTCGGGATCTACCCCGCTGCCAAGGCCTCCCGGCTCGACCCCATCGAGTCCCTCCGGTACGAATGA
- a CDS encoding MotA/TolQ/ExbB proton channel family protein: MGSNLGSLYAAGGWAMHPISACALVALAVVAFKLLQLRAARLDVPTFLAGVRASLLNGRVKDALDLAGRSRSPVSALVRAGLLKQGQARAEVADAMEAVAHYELGRLEKGLGALATLANVAPLLGFLGTVWGMIVAFDVVHRQGLSNPGAVAGGIAQALVTTAWGLAVALIAVPFHNLFAARVSAQARSMELAASTLLETFSEMERMGTKA, translated from the coding sequence ATGGGGTCCAATCTCGGCAGCTTGTACGCCGCGGGCGGTTGGGCGATGCACCCGATCAGCGCCTGCGCGCTCGTCGCGCTCGCCGTCGTCGCCTTCAAGCTCCTGCAGCTGCGCGCCGCCAGACTCGACGTCCCGACGTTTCTCGCCGGGGTGCGGGCGAGCCTGCTGAACGGCCGCGTCAAGGACGCCCTCGACCTGGCCGGGCGGTCCCGGTCTCCCGTCTCCGCCCTCGTGCGGGCCGGACTCCTCAAGCAGGGTCAAGCCCGCGCGGAGGTCGCGGACGCGATGGAGGCGGTGGCCCACTACGAGCTCGGCCGCCTCGAGAAGGGGCTGGGGGCGCTGGCGACGCTCGCGAACGTCGCCCCGTTGCTGGGATTCCTCGGCACCGTGTGGGGGATGATCGTCGCCTTCGACGTCGTCCACCGGCAGGGGCTCTCGAACCCGGGGGCCGTCGCCGGCGGGATCGCCCAGGCTCTCGTGACGACCGCCTGGGGGCTCGCCGTCGCCTTGATCGCGGTCCCGTTCCACAACCTGTTCGCGGCACGGGTCTCGGCCCAGGCCCGGTCCATGGAACTCGCCGCGTCGACGCTCCTCGAGACCTTCTCGGAGATGGAGCGCATGGGCACGAAGGCCTAG
- a CDS encoding biopolymer transporter ExbD translates to MTLPKPRPLPVAIPTVLLADLVLLVVLFFVFTTTDDVDGSRVLLPEAPASAVAELGSARAVLERRAEPGGRVRWIWSFSDGEHRRTEVDAVEGLFAPVAAVAAKDPGRTFVIKADAEAHWSDVDRTVEVLRGAGARNLVFWTREPQAGEIR, encoded by the coding sequence GTGACCCTGCCGAAGCCCCGACCGCTGCCCGTCGCGATCCCCACCGTCCTTCTCGCGGATCTCGTCCTGCTCGTCGTCCTGTTCTTCGTGTTCACCACGACCGACGACGTCGACGGCTCGAGGGTCCTGCTCCCGGAGGCCCCGGCCTCCGCCGTCGCCGAGCTCGGCTCCGCTCGCGCGGTCCTCGAGCGGCGCGCCGAGCCGGGCGGGCGCGTGCGCTGGATCTGGAGTTTCTCGGACGGGGAGCACCGACGGACCGAGGTGGACGCCGTCGAGGGCCTGTTCGCGCCGGTCGCGGCGGTCGCGGCGAAAGACCCCGGGCGAACCTTCGTGATCAAGGCCGACGCCGAGGCCCACTGGTCCGACGTCGACCGCACCGTGGAGGTGCTCCGCGGCGCGGGTGCGCGCAACCTCGTGTTCTGGACGCGCGAGCCGCAGGCGGGGGAGATCCGATGA
- a CDS encoding biopolymer transporter ExbD has protein sequence MKLRARGPRISIAAVPMADVALTLFAIVVCAGMFSAVRGVGVRFETTESGERPVPVVWVRVLADGTARVDGERVSPSAVAETVRRRLDAEPSLRCVVHIVPEATYQTAIDALARLTEGPNAVALAVGARLSIPTQREVEAFVAAAGYDPFESGTR, from the coding sequence ATGAAACTGCGCGCGCGCGGTCCCCGGATCTCCATCGCCGCCGTTCCGATGGCCGACGTGGCCCTCACCCTGTTCGCGATCGTGGTGTGCGCCGGGATGTTCTCGGCGGTGCGCGGAGTCGGCGTCCGGTTCGAGACGACGGAGTCGGGGGAACGCCCCGTTCCGGTCGTGTGGGTGCGGGTGCTCGCGGACGGCACCGCCCGCGTGGACGGGGAGCGCGTCTCCCCGTCGGCCGTCGCGGAGACGGTGCGCCGGCGACTCGACGCGGAGCCGTCGCTGCGCTGCGTCGTGCACATCGTGCCGGAGGCGACCTACCAGACCGCGATCGACGCCCTCGCGCGTCTGACGGAGGGACCGAACGCGGTGGCGCTCGCCGTCGGAGCGCGACTTTCGATCCCCACGCAGCGGGAGGTCGAGGCGTTCGTGGCCGCGGCCGGGTACGACCCCTTCGAGTCGGGGACGCGCTGA
- a CDS encoding energy transducer TonB has product MRTRPILRLEEKIDGERGLLEALERREERKFVVVAVVGSAALLSALAAAPISFGVSPADRGVGASGNWVTLVRWMPEPLRPAPPVPPSGGVPQVAAASAPAPISLDAFREPEPIPEPPASAFLSAPVVREPEPPLGVPEPPPAPAESAISAEPEIPILPPRPAPGGKVAPTYPLAARSLRLSGSVQVEAQVDATGAVTSVRVLGTNRPGVGFEEAASRAVERWRFVPATRGSVPIPATTVVVVEFEW; this is encoded by the coding sequence ATGCGAACGCGGCCGATCCTGCGGTTGGAAGAGAAGATCGACGGCGAGCGCGGGCTCCTCGAGGCGCTCGAGCGGCGCGAGGAGCGGAAGTTCGTCGTCGTCGCGGTCGTGGGATCGGCGGCGTTGCTTTCGGCCCTCGCGGCGGCGCCGATCTCCTTCGGGGTCTCCCCCGCGGACCGCGGGGTGGGGGCGTCGGGAAACTGGGTGACCCTCGTCCGCTGGATGCCGGAGCCGCTCCGGCCCGCCCCGCCGGTGCCGCCTTCCGGTGGCGTCCCCCAGGTGGCCGCCGCGTCCGCTCCGGCGCCGATCTCGCTCGATGCCTTCCGGGAGCCGGAGCCGATCCCCGAGCCCCCCGCGTCGGCGTTTCTTTCCGCGCCGGTCGTCCGCGAGCCCGAGCCGCCGCTGGGCGTCCCCGAGCCGCCCCCCGCTCCCGCCGAATCCGCGATCTCGGCCGAGCCCGAAATCCCGATCCTGCCGCCGCGACCGGCCCCCGGGGGAAAAGTCGCCCCGACCTACCCCCTCGCCGCCCGCTCCTTGCGCCTATCCGGGAGCGTGCAGGTCGAGGCCCAGGTCGACGCCACCGGCGCCGTCACCTCCGTCCGGGTGCTGGGAACGAACCGGCCGGGGGTCGGGTTCGAAGAGGCGGCCTCGCGGGCGGTGGAGCGCTGGCGCTTCGTTCCTGCCACGCGGGGATCGGTTCCCATCCCGGCGACGACCGTCGTGGTGGTGGAGTTCGAGTGGTGA
- a CDS encoding tetratricopeptide repeat protein, with amino-acid sequence MRRLLAVAALVLVASRAAADADQAQAWFKAGRYLEAAAEYQSLVERSPGWHYGWFMLGHCLLKMDRPADAEPAFRRALAISGEKAEYYYGLAAALRDGGRPGPAIEVLSIAEPFAREAKARYAIFYLRGTLLAAVERWSEAVIDLERARALHPDPAVLDQLGRAYAALGRWDRAASILAESLVRDPDNEENRRLRIDALLRLGAGAVDEAAKRAAYAEAFEQAQIHARAHPEDTEAANLLGRAAMGAGRYEVAEQALRRVLEMNPRYCPATINLGRVLLARAELERAIEALQRGVECAPRLPAAHEALGLALLRVGRFQDALAVFGRAQALHPSPVSQAGIDEARRRLGASDPNLRTVDGPPAPRR; translated from the coding sequence GTGAGGCGCCTTCTCGCCGTCGCCGCGCTCGTCCTCGTCGCGAGCCGCGCCGCGGCCGACGCCGATCAGGCCCAGGCCTGGTTCAAGGCCGGGCGGTATCTCGAGGCGGCGGCGGAGTACCAGTCGCTCGTCGAGAGGAGCCCCGGCTGGCACTACGGCTGGTTCATGCTCGGCCACTGCCTGCTCAAGATGGATCGCCCCGCCGACGCGGAGCCCGCGTTCCGGCGCGCGCTGGCGATCTCGGGAGAGAAGGCGGAGTACTACTACGGGCTGGCGGCCGCCCTGCGGGACGGCGGGAGGCCCGGCCCCGCCATCGAGGTCCTCTCGATCGCCGAGCCGTTCGCCCGTGAGGCCAAGGCGCGTTACGCGATCTTCTACCTGCGGGGAACGCTCCTCGCCGCCGTCGAGCGGTGGTCGGAGGCGGTGATCGACCTCGAGCGCGCGCGGGCGCTGCACCCCGACCCGGCCGTGCTCGACCAGCTCGGGCGGGCCTACGCGGCCCTCGGCCGCTGGGACCGGGCGGCGAGCATCCTCGCCGAGTCGCTCGTCCGCGACCCGGACAACGAGGAGAATCGACGGCTGCGGATCGACGCCCTGCTCCGTCTGGGCGCCGGAGCGGTCGACGAGGCGGCCAAGCGCGCCGCGTACGCCGAGGCGTTCGAGCAGGCCCAGATACACGCCCGCGCGCACCCCGAGGACACCGAGGCGGCGAACCTCTTGGGCCGCGCGGCGATGGGGGCGGGGCGTTACGAGGTCGCGGAGCAGGCACTGCGGCGCGTGCTCGAGATGAACCCGCGCTACTGCCCCGCGACGATCAATCTGGGCCGCGTGCTGCTCGCCCGCGCCGAGCTCGAGCGGGCGATCGAGGCGCTCCAGCGCGGGGTCGAATGCGCGCCCCGGCTCCCCGCGGCCCACGAGGCGCTCGGGCTCGCTCTGCTGCGGGTCGGCCGCTTCCAGGACGCCCTCGCGGTGTTCGGGCGCGCGCAGGCGCTCCACCCCTCGCCGGTTTCGCAGGCGGGGATCGACGAGGCCCGGCGGCGGCTCGGGGCGAGCGATCCCAACCTGCGCACGGTGGACGGCCCCCCCGCGCCGCGTCGCTGA
- a CDS encoding NADH-quinone oxidoreductase subunit A, which translates to MADSVYPLLMMLGVAMTVASSMLVLSALLGRPDRSSAKAVDMTPYECGARPFEAVERHRFSVKFYLVAMLFILFDIETAFLVPWAATFQSFTGQKVFVLVEMGVFLGMLAVGYLYVWWRGALEWD; encoded by the coding sequence GTGGCGGACAGCGTCTATCCCCTGCTCATGATGCTCGGGGTCGCGATGACGGTCGCCTCCTCGATGCTCGTGCTGAGCGCCCTGCTCGGCAGACCGGACCGTTCGTCGGCGAAGGCCGTCGACATGACGCCCTACGAATGCGGCGCGCGTCCGTTCGAAGCGGTCGAGCGGCACCGGTTCTCGGTGAAGTTCTACCTCGTCGCGATGTTGTTCATCCTCTTCGACATCGAGACCGCGTTCCTCGTCCCGTGGGCGGCGACCTTCCAGAGCTTCACGGGGCAGAAGGTCTTCGTCCTCGTCGAGATGGGCGTCTTTCTCGGCATGCTCGCCGTGGGCTACCTGTACGTCTGGTGGCGCGGCGCGCTGGAGTGGGACTGA
- a CDS encoding NADH-quinone oxidoreductase subunit C, with product MAEGSEAIGRMRASFPDAVLGEGEFRGQCWAVVKAERLLEVAKWLRDDPANAYDVLLDVTAVHWPEEPLPMHVVIHLHSRERNDRLRLKVPTGDTGPVPSLTGLWSSADWNERECFDMFGIVFEGHPDLRRILMPDDYTEFPLRKELPLFRG from the coding sequence ATGGCCGAAGGCTCGGAGGCCATCGGCCGGATGCGGGCGAGCTTCCCCGACGCGGTTCTCGGCGAGGGGGAGTTCCGCGGGCAGTGCTGGGCCGTCGTGAAGGCGGAGCGCCTGCTCGAGGTCGCGAAGTGGCTTCGCGACGATCCGGCCAACGCCTACGACGTGTTGCTCGACGTGACGGCGGTGCATTGGCCGGAGGAGCCGCTGCCGATGCACGTGGTGATCCACCTGCACAGCCGCGAGCGGAACGACCGGCTGCGCCTGAAGGTCCCGACCGGCGACACCGGTCCCGTCCCGTCGCTGACGGGGCTGTGGAGCTCGGCGGACTGGAACGAGCGCGAGTGTTTCGACATGTTCGGGATCGTCTTCGAAGGGCATCCCGACCTGCGCCGGATCCTGATGCCCGACGACTACACCGAATTCCCGCTCCGCAAGGAGCTTCCGCTGTTCCGCGGCTGA
- the nuoD gene encoding NADH dehydrogenase (quinone) subunit D — MAQSKIETFEYSADHPEILTVNMGPSHPATHGVLRVVLKLDGETVVQAVPHLGYLHRGMEKIAENRTYLQFIPYTDRMDYLSPLAANVGFCLAVEELLGIRVPPRGEFLRILCAELARIGSHLVWLGTHALDLGAATMFFHTFKDREWHYDLVEDLTGARLTTSFTRVGGAAHDATPDWLSRLDEFVRAFPARVDEYESLLTKNTIWVDRTQNVGVISAKDAIAQGLTGPRLRSTGVAYDVRKARPYLGYEKFEFDVPVGSAGDVYDSYLVRMEEMRQSTRILRQAIDNMPDGPVNVDDPKIFLPAKKKVLTSMEELIHQFMIVTEGFECPAGEVYHATEVPKGELGFYIVSTGGKCPYRLRIRSSAFNNLSALARMSEGELVADVVAIIGSLDPVMGEVDR, encoded by the coding sequence ATGGCGCAGTCGAAGATCGAGACGTTCGAGTACTCGGCGGACCACCCCGAAATCCTCACCGTCAACATGGGCCCGTCGCACCCCGCGACGCACGGCGTCCTCCGCGTCGTCCTGAAGCTCGACGGGGAGACGGTCGTCCAGGCGGTTCCGCACCTCGGTTATCTGCACCGCGGGATGGAGAAGATCGCCGAGAACCGCACGTACCTGCAGTTCATCCCGTACACCGACCGCATGGACTACCTGAGCCCGCTCGCCGCGAACGTGGGGTTCTGCCTGGCGGTGGAGGAGCTGCTCGGGATCCGCGTTCCCCCGAGGGGCGAGTTCCTCCGGATCCTGTGCGCCGAGCTCGCGCGGATCGGCTCGCACCTGGTGTGGCTGGGCACGCACGCGCTCGACCTGGGCGCGGCGACGATGTTCTTCCACACGTTCAAGGACCGCGAGTGGCACTACGACCTCGTGGAGGACCTCACGGGCGCGCGCCTGACCACCTCGTTCACGCGCGTCGGCGGCGCCGCCCACGACGCCACGCCCGACTGGCTCTCCCGCCTCGACGAGTTCGTGCGGGCCTTCCCCGCGCGCGTGGACGAATACGAGTCGCTGCTCACGAAGAACACGATCTGGGTCGACCGCACGCAGAACGTCGGCGTGATCTCGGCGAAGGACGCGATCGCGCAGGGTCTCACCGGCCCGCGGCTCCGCTCGACCGGCGTCGCCTACGACGTCCGCAAGGCGCGTCCCTACCTCGGCTACGAGAAGTTCGAGTTCGACGTCCCCGTCGGCTCCGCCGGCGACGTCTACGACAGCTACCTCGTCCGCATGGAGGAGATGCGGCAGTCGACGCGCATCCTCCGCCAGGCGATCGACAACATGCCCGACGGCCCGGTCAACGTGGACGACCCGAAGATCTTCCTTCCCGCGAAGAAGAAGGTCCTCACGAGCATGGAGGAGCTGATCCACCAGTTCATGATCGTGACCGAGGGGTTCGAATGCCCCGCGGGCGAGGTCTACCACGCGACCGAGGTCCCCAAGGGCGAGCTCGGCTTCTACATCGTCTCGACGGGCGGGAAGTGCCCCTACCGGCTGCGGATCCGCTCGTCGGCGTTCAACAACCTCTCCGCCCTGGCGCGCATGTCCGAGGGCGAGCTCGTCGCGGACGTCGTCGCGATCATCGGCTCGCTCGACCCGGTCATGGGCGAGGTGGATCGCTGA
- a CDS encoding NAD(P)H-dependent oxidoreductase subunit E, with amino-acid sequence MFSNVFESRVDAIVARYPEKKAALLPVLWEVQRERGFVDLDSEEWVATKLGVSPAHVHGVVTFYTMYKQKPTGKYHFQVCTTLSCMLRGSDELMKHLERRLGVKPGEVTADGRYSLCRVECLGSCGTAPMFQLNDDYHENLDLEKVDEILKSLP; translated from the coding sequence ATGTTCTCGAACGTGTTCGAAAGCCGCGTGGACGCGATCGTCGCGCGATACCCCGAGAAGAAGGCGGCGCTGCTTCCCGTGTTGTGGGAGGTCCAGCGCGAGCGCGGGTTCGTCGATCTCGATTCCGAGGAGTGGGTCGCGACGAAGCTCGGGGTGTCGCCGGCGCACGTCCACGGTGTCGTGACCTTCTACACGATGTACAAGCAGAAACCGACGGGGAAATACCACTTCCAGGTCTGCACGACGCTTTCGTGCATGCTGCGCGGCTCGGACGAGCTGATGAAGCACCTCGAGAGGCGCCTGGGCGTGAAGCCCGGCGAGGTCACCGCGGACGGCCGCTATTCGCTCTGCCGCGTGGAGTGCCTGGGCTCGTGCGGCACCGCGCCGATGTTCCAGCTCAACGACGATTACCACGAGAATCTCGACCTCGAGAAGGTGGACGAGATCCTCAAGAGCCTGCCGTAG
- the nuoF gene encoding NADH-quinone oxidoreductase subunit NuoF: protein MERILTRNVGKENSTSLAVYEAGGGYQALRKAVKTMTPDAVTDEVKKSGLRGRGGAGFGTGLKWSFMPKEVDPRRPHFLLNNADESEPGTFKDRLLMERDPHLVIEGTLLGAYAIRACVAYIYIRGEYVFGAGVLERALDEARAKGLVGKNILGSGWDCEVWVHRGAGAYICGEETALMSSLEGNRGYPRLKPPFPAQAGVWGCPTTINNVETLANVPFIVERGADWFQSIGKAPRNTGPKLYCLSGHVKRPGVYEAPMGLPMMELIHELGGGMLRPEFPLKAVIPGGSSVPVLRADECEVDLDFDSLAAKGTMLGSAGLMVMDASTCMVAAMERVAHFYHHESCGQCTPCREGCGWLERVLHRIESGRGLAQDLDLLMSVSRNIIGNTICALGDAAAMPCLSFVEKFRDEFRHHIDHKSCLAGTSALQGVC from the coding sequence ATGGAACGCATCCTCACCCGCAACGTCGGCAAGGAGAACTCGACGTCCCTCGCGGTCTACGAGGCCGGCGGCGGCTACCAGGCGCTCCGCAAGGCCGTGAAGACGATGACCCCCGACGCCGTCACCGACGAGGTGAAGAAGTCGGGGTTGCGCGGGCGGGGCGGCGCCGGTTTCGGGACCGGCCTCAAGTGGTCGTTCATGCCGAAGGAGGTCGACCCGCGCCGGCCGCACTTCCTGCTGAACAACGCCGACGAGTCCGAGCCGGGGACCTTCAAGGACCGGCTGCTGATGGAGCGCGACCCCCACCTCGTGATCGAGGGGACGCTGCTCGGCGCGTACGCGATCCGCGCCTGCGTCGCGTACATCTACATCCGCGGCGAATACGTCTTCGGCGCCGGCGTGCTCGAGCGGGCGCTCGACGAGGCGCGCGCGAAGGGGCTCGTCGGGAAGAACATCCTCGGCAGCGGCTGGGACTGCGAGGTCTGGGTGCACCGCGGCGCGGGCGCCTACATCTGCGGCGAGGAGACGGCGCTGATGTCGTCGCTCGAGGGGAACCGCGGCTACCCGCGGCTGAAGCCCCCGTTCCCCGCGCAGGCGGGCGTCTGGGGCTGCCCGACGACGATCAACAACGTCGAGACCCTCGCGAACGTGCCGTTCATCGTGGAGCGCGGCGCCGACTGGTTCCAGTCGATCGGCAAGGCGCCCAGGAACACCGGCCCGAAGCTGTACTGCCTGAGCGGACACGTGAAGCGCCCCGGCGTCTACGAGGCGCCGATGGGGCTGCCGATGATGGAGCTCATCCACGAGCTCGGCGGCGGGATGCTGCGTCCGGAGTTCCCGCTCAAGGCGGTGATCCCCGGCGGCTCGTCGGTTCCGGTGCTGCGCGCCGACGAGTGCGAGGTCGACCTCGACTTCGACTCGCTCGCCGCCAAGGGAACGATGCTCGGCTCCGCGGGGCTCATGGTGATGGACGCCTCGACGTGCATGGTGGCGGCGATGGAGCGGGTCGCCCACTTCTACCACCACGAGTCGTGCGGGCAGTGCACCCCCTGCCGGGAGGGATGCGGCTGGCTCGAGCGGGTGCTCCACCGGATCGAGTCCGGCCGCGGGCTCGCGCAGGACCTCGACCTCCTGATGAGCGTCTCGCGGAACATCATCGGGAACACGATCTGCGCCCTCGGCGACGCCGCCGCGATGCCGTGTTTGTCGTTCGTCGAGAAGTTCCGCGACGAGTTCCGGCACCACATCGACCACAAGAGCTGCCTCGCCGGGACGTCCGCCCTGCAGGGGGTTTGCTGA